From a region of the Neisseria subflava genome:
- a CDS encoding heavy-metal-associated domain-containing protein: MQTVTLNIDGMTCGGCVKSVTRLLEGVEGVEKAEVSLENKNAVITFDESKTDADALIDAVEDGGYDVAL; the protein is encoded by the coding sequence ATGCAAACTGTTACCCTCAATATCGACGGCATGACCTGCGGCGGCTGTGTGAAAAGCGTAACCCGTCTTTTGGAAGGCGTAGAAGGCGTGGAAAAAGCAGAAGTCAGCTTGGAAAACAAAAATGCAGTGATTACTTTTGATGAAAGCAAGACAGATGCTGATGCGCTGATTGATGCCGTAGAAGATGGCGGCTACGATGTGGCTTTGTAA
- the cueR gene encoding Cu(I)-responsive transcriptional regulator, with translation MMNISQAAAESGLSAKQIRDYEKHGLIAPAARSEAGYRRYGQADLVRLCFIRHAREVGFSLPQIGQLLSLQHNPQRTSREVKTLTARHIAELEAKIERLQGMVAELQRWHEACAGDDCPDCAILAGLEER, from the coding sequence ATGATGAACATCAGCCAGGCCGCGGCCGAGAGCGGCCTTTCCGCCAAACAAATCCGCGACTACGAAAAGCACGGCCTAATCGCCCCGGCCGCGCGCAGCGAAGCGGGCTACCGCCGCTACGGACAGGCCGACCTTGTCCGGCTATGCTTTATCCGCCATGCGCGGGAAGTGGGCTTTTCGCTGCCGCAGATCGGGCAGCTTTTGAGCCTGCAACACAACCCGCAGCGTACCAGCCGCGAAGTGAAAACGCTCACCGCGCGGCACATCGCCGAGCTGGAAGCCAAAATCGAACGCTTGCAGGGCATGGTGGCCGAGCTGCAACGTTGGCACGAAGCCTGCGCGGGAGACGACTGCCCGGATTGTGCGATTTTGGCCGGGCTGGAGGAGCGTTAG
- a CDS encoding aminodeoxychorismate/anthranilate synthase component II, with amino-acid sequence MLLFIDNYDSFTYNIVQYFAELGQEVLVRCNDEITIEEIEALKPQYLVIGPGPCSPKEAGISVAAMQHFAGRLPVMGVCLGHQTMGEAFGGNVVRAQTMMHGKVSPVFHHGTGMFKGLPNPVNCTRYHSLAIDRATLPDCLEITAWTEDGEIMGVRHKEYAVEGVQFHPEALLTEHGHDMLKNFLEEFKNYRPQKS; translated from the coding sequence ATGCTTTTATTCATTGATAATTACGACAGCTTCACCTACAACATCGTCCAATACTTTGCCGAATTGGGGCAGGAAGTTTTGGTACGCTGCAACGATGAAATCACCATCGAAGAAATCGAAGCCCTAAAACCGCAATATCTGGTCATCGGCCCCGGCCCTTGTTCCCCTAAAGAAGCAGGCATTTCTGTTGCGGCCATGCAGCACTTTGCCGGCAGGCTGCCCGTCATGGGCGTGTGCCTCGGCCATCAAACCATGGGCGAAGCGTTCGGCGGCAATGTCGTGCGCGCGCAAACGATGATGCACGGCAAAGTCTCCCCCGTTTTCCATCACGGCACAGGCATGTTTAAAGGCCTGCCCAATCCGGTCAACTGCACGCGCTACCACAGCCTTGCCATCGACCGCGCCACCCTGCCCGACTGCCTCGAAATTACCGCATGGACGGAAGATGGCGAAATCATGGGCGTACGCCACAAAGAATATGCCGTCGAAGGCGTACAGTTCCACCCCGAAGCCCTGCTGACCGAACACGGCCACGATATGCTGAAAAACTTCTTGGAAGAATTCAAAAACTATCGCCCGCAAAAATCTTAA
- a CDS encoding SLC13 family permease: MDLNAKDKTQHPENVELLSAQKPITDFKGLLTTIISAVVCFGIYYILPYSPDANKGIALLIFVAALWFTEAVHITVTALMVPILAVVLGFPDMDIKKAMAGFADPTIYIFFGGFALATALHMQRLDRKIAVSLLRLSRGNMKVAVLMLFAVTAFLSMWISNTATAAMMLPLAMGMMSHLDQEKERKTYVFVLLGIAYCASIGGLGTVVGSPPNMIAAKALNLDFVGWMKLGLPMMLLILPLMLFSMYVILKPNLNERVEVKAESIPWTLHRVIALLIFLAAAIAWVFSSKIKAAFGISNPDTVIALIAAVAVVVFGVAQWKEVARNTDWGVLMLFGGGISLSALLQSSGASEALGQQVASTFSHSPALLVIFVVATFIIFLTEFTSNTASAALLVPIFASIAAQMGLPEQVLVFVIGVGASCAFMLPVATPPNAIVFGTGLIKQREMMNVGLLLNILCVVLVALWAYAVLM, translated from the coding sequence ATGGACTTAAACGCCAAGGATAAGACTCAGCATCCTGAGAACGTCGAGCTTCTCAGTGCACAGAAGCCGATTACCGACTTTAAAGGACTGCTGACGACCATTATCTCTGCTGTTGTCTGCTTCGGCATTTATTACATCCTTCCTTATAGCCCTGATGCCAACAAAGGTATCGCGCTGTTGATTTTCGTTGCCGCGCTTTGGTTTACCGAAGCCGTCCACATTACGGTAACCGCATTGATGGTGCCGATTCTCGCTGTCGTACTCGGCTTCCCCGACATGGACATCAAAAAAGCGATGGCGGGCTTTGCCGATCCGACGATTTACATCTTCTTCGGCGGCTTCGCACTTGCTACCGCACTGCACATGCAGCGTCTCGACCGTAAAATCGCCGTCAGCCTGTTGCGCCTGTCGCGCGGCAATATGAAAGTGGCCGTGTTGATGCTGTTTGCCGTTACCGCCTTCCTGTCCATGTGGATCAGTAACACTGCGACTGCCGCAATGATGCTGCCTTTGGCCATGGGTATGATGAGCCACCTCGACCAAGAAAAAGAACGCAAAACCTACGTTTTCGTCCTGCTCGGCATCGCCTACTGTGCCAGTATCGGTGGCTTGGGTACCGTGGTCGGTTCTCCGCCGAACATGATCGCCGCCAAAGCGCTGAACTTGGACTTCGTCGGCTGGATGAAGCTCGGCCTGCCGATGATGCTGTTGATTCTGCCGTTGATGCTGTTTTCCATGTACGTCATCCTCAAACCTAATTTGAACGAGCGCGTGGAAGTTAAAGCCGAATCTATCCCTTGGACTTTGCACCGCGTTATCGCGTTGTTGATTTTCTTGGCAGCCGCCATCGCTTGGGTATTCAGCTCCAAAATCAAAGCCGCATTCGGTATTTCCAACCCCGATACCGTTATCGCCCTGATTGCCGCCGTTGCCGTCGTCGTATTCGGCGTGGCGCAATGGAAAGAAGTTGCCCGTAATACCGACTGGGGTGTATTGATGCTCTTCGGTGGCGGTATCAGCTTGAGCGCGTTGCTGCAATCTTCTGGCGCATCTGAAGCATTGGGTCAGCAAGTTGCTTCCACATTCTCCCATTCTCCTGCATTGCTGGTGATTTTCGTGGTTGCCACCTTCATCATCTTCCTGACCGAGTTCACCAGTAACACGGCTTCCGCCGCCCTGCTTGTGCCTATTTTCGCCAGCATTGCCGCGCAAATGGGTCTGCCGGAACAAGTCTTGGTATTCGTCATCGGTGTCGGCGCATCTTGTGCCTTCATGCTGCCGGTTGCTACACCGCCTAACGCGATTGTGTTCGGTACAGGCTTAATCAAGCAACGCGAAATGATGAATGTCGGCTTATTGCTGAACATCCTCTGCGTAGTATTGGTTGCTCTGTGGGCTTATGCTGTACTGATGTAA
- a CDS encoding peptidylprolyl isomerase, whose product MIILHTNKGDIKIELDFDKAPVTAKNFEQYVKDGFYDGVIFHRVIKGFMIQGGGMDENMNEKETRDPIQNEASNGLPNEKYTIAMARTSDPHSASAQFFINTADNAFLNFRSKELYGKTVVQDWGYAVFGKVVDGFDVVDAIEGVSTKRHGYHDDVPSEPVIITKAEVV is encoded by the coding sequence ATGATTATCCTGCACACCAATAAAGGCGACATCAAAATCGAACTCGATTTCGACAAAGCCCCCGTTACTGCTAAAAACTTCGAGCAATACGTTAAAGACGGCTTCTACGACGGCGTAATCTTCCACCGTGTCATCAAAGGCTTCATGATTCAAGGCGGCGGCATGGATGAAAACATGAACGAAAAAGAAACCCGCGATCCGATTCAAAACGAAGCGTCCAACGGTTTGCCTAACGAGAAATACACCATCGCCATGGCGCGTACTTCCGATCCGCACTCTGCCAGCGCGCAATTCTTCATCAACACTGCCGACAACGCTTTCCTGAACTTCCGTTCTAAAGAGTTGTACGGCAAAACCGTCGTTCAAGACTGGGGCTATGCCGTATTCGGTAAAGTCGTTGACGGTTTTGACGTTGTCGATGCCATCGAAGGCGTTTCTACCAAACGTCACGGCTACCACGACGACGTACCGAGCGAACCTGTCATCATCACTAAAGCCGAAGTGGTTTAA
- the trpD gene encoding anthranilate phosphoribosyltransferase gives MITPQQAIERLISNNELFYDEMTDLMRQIMSGQVPPEQIAAILTGLRIKVETVSEITAAASVMREFATKVPLENADDLVDIVGTGGDGAKTFNISTTSMFVAAAAGAKVAKHGGRSVSSSSGAADVMEQMGANLNLNPKQVAQSIQQTGIGFMFAPNHHSAMRYVAPVRRSLGFRSIFNILGPLTNPAGAANQLLGVFHIDLCGILSRVLQQLGSKHVLVVCGEGSLDEITLTGKTRVAELKDGKITEYDISPADFGMEVRRNLDEIKVENAQESLQKMNEVLDGKAGAARDIVVLNAAAALYAGNVVASLADGVKAAQEAIDSGKAKAKKDEFIEFGKQFA, from the coding sequence ATGATTACCCCTCAACAAGCGATTGAACGCCTTATCAGCAACAACGAACTTTTCTACGATGAAATGACCGACCTCATGCGCCAAATCATGAGCGGCCAAGTTCCGCCCGAGCAAATCGCCGCCATTCTGACCGGACTGCGGATTAAAGTTGAAACCGTTTCCGAGATTACCGCTGCAGCCAGCGTGATGCGCGAATTTGCCACCAAAGTGCCGCTAGAAAACGCCGATGACTTGGTCGATATTGTCGGCACAGGCGGCGATGGTGCCAAAACTTTCAATATTTCCACGACTTCCATGTTTGTCGCGGCTGCGGCAGGCGCGAAAGTCGCCAAACACGGCGGCCGCTCCGTTTCTTCATCCAGCGGCGCTGCCGATGTCATGGAACAAATGGGCGCCAACCTCAACCTCAACCCCAAACAGGTTGCCCAAAGCATTCAGCAAACCGGCATCGGCTTTATGTTCGCGCCCAACCACCACAGCGCTATGCGCTATGTTGCCCCAGTCCGCCGTTCGCTCGGATTCCGCAGTATCTTCAATATCTTGGGCCCGTTGACCAATCCGGCCGGCGCGGCAAACCAACTCTTGGGCGTGTTCCACATCGACTTGTGCGGCATTCTTTCCCGCGTATTGCAACAGCTTGGTTCCAAACATGTTTTGGTCGTGTGCGGCGAAGGCAGTTTGGATGAAATCACGCTGACCGGCAAAACCCGTGTTGCCGAACTGAAAGACGGCAAAATTACCGAATACGACATCAGCCCGGCCGATTTCGGCATGGAGGTCCGCCGCAATTTGGATGAAATCAAAGTCGAAAACGCGCAAGAATCCCTGCAAAAAATGAACGAAGTGTTGGACGGCAAAGCCGGTGCCGCACGCGATATCGTCGTCCTCAATGCCGCCGCAGCGCTCTACGCAGGAAACGTAGTCGCTTCGCTGGCAGATGGTGTCAAAGCCGCTCAAGAAGCCATCGACTCCGGCAAGGCCAAAGCCAAAAAAGACGAATTTATCGAATTTGGCAAACAGTTTGCCTAA
- a CDS encoding YbhB/YbcL family Raf kinase inhibitor-like protein, with the protein MKVSSKAIVNGEFEDKYGKRGSQFSPNGMPTYSIPFEIEDAPEGTKSFAVVLEDKDAISASGFVWTHWLISDLKRTSVAENESISATDFTQGANTWASVLGKFEIEEASFYGGMAPPNNRHRYELIVYALDTVLDLPHGFRFNELHFAMQGHVLDSACVVGTYDV; encoded by the coding sequence ATGAAAGTCAGCAGTAAAGCTATTGTCAACGGCGAATTTGAAGACAAATACGGCAAGCGCGGCAGCCAGTTCAGTCCGAACGGTATGCCTACTTATTCGATTCCTTTTGAGATCGAAGATGCTCCTGAAGGAACAAAGTCGTTTGCCGTGGTGTTGGAAGACAAAGATGCCATTTCAGCATCGGGTTTCGTATGGACGCATTGGTTGATTTCGGATTTGAAACGTACTTCCGTGGCAGAAAATGAAAGCATTTCTGCAACGGATTTCACGCAAGGCGCGAACACTTGGGCGAGCGTGTTGGGTAAATTTGAAATCGAAGAGGCTTCTTTTTACGGTGGTATGGCACCACCGAACAACCGCCATCGTTATGAACTGATTGTGTACGCGCTGGATACCGTTTTGGATTTGCCGCACGGTTTCCGCTTTAATGAGCTGCATTTTGCCATGCAGGGTCATGTTTTGGATTCGGCATGTGTGGTCGGTACTTATGATGTGTGA
- a CDS encoding sel1 repeat family protein, which yields MKTLRLLFGLALVATAFSVQAEDYSEKQHDKLIRECNRNNLESCVTAAIWTRDYLEAPAHAYPFLKKACDGGNMRGCNVLGNLYLNPSSGLGMDYAAAVKLYERACKGGYENACTNLEETKAEMAQGNTPDRDSRLNQLSQSCALENEATCQALMLEMQR from the coding sequence ATGAAAACACTTCGTTTATTGTTTGGCTTAGCATTGGTTGCTACTGCGTTTAGCGTGCAGGCTGAGGATTACAGCGAGAAGCAGCACGATAAGCTGATACGAGAATGCAATCGGAACAATCTGGAAAGTTGCGTCACTGCGGCCATTTGGACGCGCGATTATCTTGAAGCGCCTGCTCATGCGTATCCGTTTTTGAAAAAAGCCTGTGATGGCGGCAATATGCGCGGCTGCAATGTTTTGGGTAATCTGTATCTCAATCCGTCCAGCGGTTTGGGCATGGATTATGCCGCAGCGGTCAAGCTCTACGAGCGAGCCTGTAAAGGCGGTTATGAAAATGCCTGTACCAATCTTGAAGAAACTAAAGCAGAGATGGCGCAAGGCAATACACCAGACCGCGACAGTCGTTTAAATCAATTAAGCCAATCTTGTGCTTTAGAAAACGAAGCCACTTGTCAGGCATTGATGCTGGAAATGCAACGTTGA
- a CDS encoding CsbD family protein, producing MSGELDKISGKVKEVAGDVSGNAKLEAEGLVQQGVGKVKEVVGDIEEKVGGVLQKGKEEAEHLVDEAKEKAEGLINDIKSKF from the coding sequence ATGAGCGGCGAATTAGATAAAATCAGCGGTAAAGTAAAAGAAGTGGCTGGAGATGTATCCGGCAATGCTAAACTTGAAGCTGAGGGCTTGGTTCAACAAGGCGTTGGCAAAGTAAAAGAAGTGGTCGGCGACATTGAAGAAAAAGTCGGCGGTGTTTTGCAAAAAGGCAAAGAAGAAGCTGAGCATTTGGTTGATGAAGCCAAAGAAAAAGCTGAAGGCTTGATTAATGATATTAAAAGCAAATTTTAA
- a CDS encoding heavy-metal-associated domain-containing protein — translation MQTITLNIEGMTCGGCVKSVTSILEGVNGVDKAEVSLENKNAVVEFDPAQTNPATLIEAVEDGGFDAAL, via the coding sequence ATGCAAACCATCACATTAAACATCGAAGGCATGACCTGCGGCGGCTGCGTGAAAAGCGTTACCAGCATCCTCGAAGGCGTAAACGGCGTGGATAAGGCCGAAGTGAGCCTGGAAAACAAGAATGCCGTCGTGGAATTCGACCCCGCCCAAACCAACCCCGCCACGCTGATAGAAGCGGTGGAAGACGGCGGCTTTGATGCGGCTTTGTAA
- a CDS encoding heavy metal translocating P-type ATPase, translated as MQQKVRFQIEGMTCQACASRIEKVLNKKDFVESAGVNFASEEAQVTFDDSKTSAADIAKIIEKTGYGAKEKTEDALPQPEEAAHVSWRLWLLLAINIPFLIGMAGMMIGRHDWMIPPVWQFVLASVVQLWLAVPFYKSAWASIKGGLANMDVLVTIGTVSIYLYSVYMLFFSPHAAHGMAHVYFEVGVMVIGFVSLGKFLEHRTKKSSLNSLGLLLKLTPTQVNVQREGEWRQLPIDQVQIGDLIRANHGERIAADGIIESGSGWADESHLTGESNPEEKKAGGKVLAGALMTEGSVVYRATQLGSQTLLGDMMNALSEAQGSKAPIARVADKAAAVFVPTVVGIALLTFIVTWLIKSDWTVALIHAVAVLVIACPCALGLATPAAIMVGMGKAVKHGIWFKDAAAMEEAAHVDAVVLDKTGTLTEGKPQVAAVYCVPDSGFDEDALYRIAAAVEQNAAHPLARAIVSAAQARGLEIPAAQNAQTVVGAGITAEVEGVGLVKAGKAEFAELTLPKFSDGVWDIASIVAVSVDNKPIGAFALADALKTDTAEAIGRLKKHGIDVYIMSGDNQGTVEYVAKQLGIAHAFGNMSPRDKAAEVQKLKAAGKTVAMVGDGINDAPALAAANVSFAMKGGADVAEHTASATLMQHSVNQLADALLVSQVTLKNIKQNLFFAFFYNILGVPLAALGFLNPVIAGAAMAASSVSVLSNALRLKRVNIE; from the coding sequence ATGCAACAAAAAGTCCGTTTTCAAATCGAAGGCATGACCTGTCAGGCCTGCGCTTCGCGTATTGAAAAAGTGTTGAACAAAAAAGATTTTGTCGAATCGGCAGGGGTGAACTTTGCCAGCGAGGAAGCGCAGGTTACGTTTGACGACAGCAAAACCTCCGCAGCCGACATCGCCAAAATTATCGAGAAAACCGGCTACGGCGCGAAGGAAAAAACGGAAGACGCGCTGCCGCAGCCCGAAGAAGCAGCGCATGTAAGCTGGAGGCTGTGGCTTTTGTTGGCCATCAATATTCCGTTCCTTATCGGCATGGCAGGGATGATGATCGGGCGGCACGATTGGATGATTCCGCCTGTATGGCAATTTGTGCTGGCAAGCGTGGTGCAGCTTTGGCTGGCGGTGCCGTTTTACAAAAGCGCGTGGGCAAGCATTAAGGGCGGGTTGGCGAATATGGACGTGCTGGTTACCATCGGCACGGTATCGATTTACCTGTATTCCGTCTATATGCTGTTTTTCAGCCCGCACGCGGCGCACGGCATGGCACACGTGTATTTTGAAGTAGGCGTGATGGTGATCGGTTTTGTGTCGCTGGGCAAATTTTTGGAACACCGCACCAAAAAATCCAGCTTGAACAGCTTGGGCTTGCTGCTGAAACTTACGCCGACTCAAGTCAATGTGCAGCGCGAAGGCGAATGGCGGCAGCTACCCATCGACCAAGTGCAAATCGGCGACCTTATCCGCGCCAACCATGGCGAACGCATTGCCGCCGACGGTATCATCGAAAGCGGCAGCGGCTGGGCGGACGAGAGCCATCTTACCGGTGAATCCAACCCCGAAGAGAAAAAGGCAGGCGGCAAAGTGTTGGCAGGCGCGCTGATGACCGAGGGCAGCGTGGTGTACCGCGCCACGCAGCTCGGCAGCCAAACCCTGCTCGGCGATATGATGAACGCGCTTTCTGAAGCACAAGGCAGTAAAGCACCGATTGCGCGCGTAGCCGATAAAGCGGCGGCGGTGTTTGTGCCAACTGTTGTGGGCATCGCGCTTTTGACTTTTATCGTTACTTGGCTGATTAAAAGCGATTGGACTGTTGCGTTGATACACGCCGTTGCTGTTTTGGTAATTGCTTGTCCGTGCGCGCTCGGTCTGGCGACGCCTGCCGCGATTATGGTCGGCATGGGCAAGGCGGTGAAACACGGCATTTGGTTTAAAGACGCGGCGGCAATGGAAGAAGCCGCCCACGTCGATGCCGTCGTATTAGACAAAACTGGTACGTTGACCGAAGGCAAGCCGCAGGTTGCTGCCGTTTATTGCGTTCCCGACAGCGGCTTTGACGAAGACGCTTTGTACCGCATCGCCGCCGCCGTTGAACAAAACGCCGCTCATCCGCTTGCCCGTGCCATCGTTTCCGCCGCCCAAGCGCGCGGTTTGGAGATTCCCGCCGCACAAAACGCGCAAACCGTCGTCGGCGCAGGCATTACCGCCGAAGTCGAAGGCGTGGGTTTGGTGAAAGCGGGCAAAGCCGAATTTGCCGAATTGACCTTGCCGAAGTTTTCAGACGGCGTTTGGGACATCGCAAGCATTGTCGCAGTCTCAGTCGATAACAAACCCATCGGCGCATTCGCGCTTGCCGACGCATTGAAAACCGACACCGCCGAAGCCATAGGCCGTCTGAAAAAACACGGCATCGATGTTTACATCATGAGCGGCGACAACCAAGGTACGGTCGAATACGTCGCCAAACAACTGGGTATCGCACACGCCTTCGGTAATATGAGTCCGCGCGATAAAGCTGCCGAAGTGCAGAAACTCAAAGCCGCCGGCAAAACCGTGGCAATGGTCGGCGACGGCATCAACGACGCGCCAGCGCTCGCCGCCGCCAACGTCAGCTTCGCCATGAAAGGCGGTGCGGACGTTGCCGAACACACTGCGTCCGCCACGCTGATGCAGCATTCGGTCAACCAGCTCGCCGATGCCCTGCTGGTATCGCAGGTAACCTTGAAAAACATCAAGCAAAACCTGTTTTTCGCCTTCTTCTATAATATATTGGGTGTTCCGCTCGCCGCGCTCGGCTTCCTAAACCCTGTTATCGCAGGCGCGGCAATGGCGGCAAGCTCGGTTTCCGTGTTGAGCAATGCCTTGCGCCTGAAACGGGTAAATATTGAGTGA
- a CDS encoding sugar transporter, which translates to MTSTFKQWVSVCALAVGAFIFNTTEYIPIALLSDIGQSFGKAATEVGMMITVYAWIVALLSLPLMLMTKNIERRKLLLMLFALFALFHALSFFSWNFNILLVSRIGIALTHAVFWSITASLAVRLAPDGKTNQALGLLSTGTVLAMVLGIPLGRVVGQYFGWQLSFLLIGVCAAGVMLVLAKNLPALPSQNTGSLSSLPSLFKRRNLMLLYAMTVLIITAHFTAYSYIEPFVLQIGGFKAEQVTIVLSLYGLAGFAASYLFGKWFAKSQRLFMLGAVAVILLSALLLLPFASFPYAVYALVFIWGVAIVIVSLGMVSKVLTFASDATDVANSIYSGLYNVGIGGGALLGHYVTVWFGLSNIGIAGALLAAAGLAVCGLLFKEQDNLTQNV; encoded by the coding sequence ATGACTTCAACATTCAAACAATGGGTTAGCGTATGCGCGCTGGCGGTGGGGGCGTTTATTTTCAATACCACCGAATATATTCCGATTGCGCTTTTGAGCGACATCGGTCAAAGCTTTGGCAAAGCGGCAACGGAAGTGGGCATGATGATTACGGTGTATGCGTGGATTGTTGCGCTCCTATCGCTGCCGCTGATGCTGATGACGAAAAACATCGAACGGCGCAAATTATTGCTGATGCTGTTTGCACTGTTTGCGCTGTTTCACGCGCTGTCGTTCTTTTCTTGGAACTTCAACATCCTCTTGGTCAGCCGTATCGGGATTGCGCTGACACACGCGGTATTTTGGTCGATTACGGCCTCGTTGGCAGTCCGCCTTGCTCCGGACGGTAAGACCAATCAGGCTTTGGGCCTGCTCAGTACGGGTACGGTTTTGGCTATGGTTTTGGGCATTCCGCTGGGGCGCGTGGTCGGGCAATACTTCGGCTGGCAGCTCAGCTTCCTGCTGATCGGGGTCTGTGCTGCCGGCGTAATGCTGGTGTTGGCCAAAAACCTGCCTGCTTTACCAAGCCAAAATACCGGCTCTTTAAGCAGTCTGCCGAGTTTGTTCAAACGCCGCAACCTGATGTTGCTTTATGCCATGACGGTGTTGATTATTACAGCCCATTTCACGGCATACAGCTATATCGAGCCTTTTGTGTTGCAAATTGGCGGATTTAAGGCAGAACAAGTTACCATCGTTTTGAGCCTGTACGGTTTGGCAGGCTTCGCCGCTTCTTATTTGTTTGGCAAATGGTTTGCCAAATCGCAACGTTTGTTTATGCTCGGCGCAGTGGCAGTCATCCTGCTCTCCGCCCTGCTGCTTCTGCCGTTTGCCTCTTTCCCTTATGCGGTGTACGCGCTGGTGTTTATTTGGGGCGTGGCCATCGTCATCGTCAGCTTGGGCATGGTCTCCAAAGTATTGACGTTTGCTTCCGATGCGACAGATGTGGCCAACTCGATTTATTCAGGTTTGTACAATGTCGGTATCGGCGGCGGTGCGCTTTTGGGGCATTATGTAACCGTCTGGTTCGGCCTTTCCAATATCGGCATTGCCGGAGCCTTGCTGGCGGCGGCAGGTCTGGCCGTTTGCGGTTTGTTGTTTAAGGAACAAGACAATCTGACGCAAAATGTTTAA
- a CDS encoding SGNH/GDSL hydrolase family protein, whose translation MTVYLIGDSVRLASEPYTRVALPEADIVSPSENCRSSHDVLEHIGQWTEGATVGDIIHINCGLHDIRHNQGCNEPVVDIETYRNNLTQIFDYLKQTGAKIIWACSTPFLESVHNILKPSRRYLADLKAYNRVAEDLARQYGFAVNDLYSLMYEQDLTDVMLCDGLHFNEFGSKMIGEAVAEAILKQMD comes from the coding sequence ATGACCGTTTACTTAATCGGCGATTCCGTTCGGCTTGCATCGGAGCCTTACACACGCGTCGCTTTGCCTGAGGCGGATATTGTTTCTCCATCGGAAAACTGCCGTTCGTCGCATGATGTGTTAGAGCATATCGGGCAATGGACAGAGGGCGCGACTGTGGGAGACATTATCCACATCAACTGCGGTTTGCACGACATCCGCCACAATCAAGGCTGTAATGAGCCGGTGGTCGATATAGAAACCTACCGCAACAACCTGACCCAAATTTTCGATTATCTGAAACAGACAGGGGCAAAAATTATTTGGGCGTGCAGTACGCCGTTTTTGGAAAGCGTACACAATATCCTCAAACCCTCGCGCCGCTATCTGGCTGATTTGAAGGCCTATAACCGTGTGGCGGAGGATTTGGCAAGGCAATATGGTTTTGCTGTCAATGATTTATACAGTCTGATGTATGAGCAGGACTTGACTGATGTGATGCTGTGCGACGGGCTTCATTTCAATGAGTTCGGCAGTAAGATGATAGGCGAGGCAGTAGCCGAAGCGATATTGAAACAGATGGATTGA
- the ypfJ gene encoding KPN_02809 family neutral zinc metallopeptidase: MDWKGREQSQNVEDRRGSRGGGGGGKTPGILGIIVVLVGAYYGVDLSGLVGGSSSMGIPTQQATRLDSQQEAELNEMSRVVLAETEKAWSKYFQQHGQRYTPTTMVLYEGGTSTACGTGQSTMGPFYCPGDQKVYLDLSFYEDMRTKLESASDAAFAYVIAHEVGHHVQNLLGILPKVHKMQQQVGKKEANALSVKLELQADCFAGIWGHYAVNNNIFKAEDIQKAMLAAESVGDDRLQKQAQGYVVPDSFTHGSSEERMTWLKRGLESGDINQCNTFNN, translated from the coding sequence ATGGATTGGAAAGGTCGTGAACAAAGCCAAAACGTCGAAGACCGCCGCGGAAGCCGTGGCGGCGGCGGTGGCGGCAAAACGCCGGGCATACTCGGCATTATCGTGGTTTTGGTCGGCGCATATTACGGCGTGGATTTGAGCGGTTTGGTTGGCGGCTCATCTTCAATGGGCATTCCTACCCAGCAAGCTACCCGACTCGACAGCCAACAAGAAGCCGAATTGAACGAAATGTCCCGTGTCGTCCTTGCCGAGACGGAAAAAGCATGGAGCAAATATTTCCAACAACACGGCCAACGCTACACACCGACAACCATGGTGTTGTATGAAGGCGGTACATCCACCGCCTGCGGTACAGGCCAATCTACCATGGGTCCATTTTACTGCCCAGGCGACCAAAAAGTTTATTTGGATTTGAGTTTCTACGAAGACATGCGCACCAAGCTCGAATCCGCCAGCGATGCCGCGTTTGCCTACGTTATTGCCCATGAAGTCGGCCATCACGTTCAAAACCTGCTCGGCATTCTGCCTAAAGTCCACAAAATGCAACAGCAAGTCGGCAAGAAAGAGGCCAATGCCCTTTCCGTCAAACTCGAATTGCAGGCCGACTGTTTCGCCGGCATTTGGGGACACTACGCCGTCAATAACAATATCTTCAAAGCCGAAGACATTCAAAAAGCGATGCTGGCCGCCGAATCCGTCGGCGACGACCGCTTGCAGAAACAGGCTCAGGGCTATGTCGTTCCCGACAGCTTTACCCACGGCTCGTCCGAAGAACGCATGACTTGGCTCAAGCGCGGTTTGGAAAGCGGCGACATCAACCAGTGCAACACTTTCAACAATTGA